The following proteins are encoded in a genomic region of Flexivirga oryzae:
- the hpnD gene encoding presqualene diphosphate synthase HpnD: protein MSIDEAFATAEQVTRSEARNFYYGIRLLPVRKRQGLCALYALARRIDDIGDEQAPLEQKRAALSLVRKELSDIDSATDPVLAAVAETARRFPVPLDAFDELIDGVEMDLAGASYETFDDLRIYCRCVAGSIGRLCLSIFGNGTDPRAPQFADQLGIALQQTNILRDIREDLLLGRVYLPRAELDEFGVRLQLDDEGTLHDPDARLATYIGFAAERAQHWYELGLRLLPELDHRSAACCAAMSGIYHHLLVRIQANPTVVYDRRMSLPAHEKGRVALTALAKAVLPV from the coding sequence GTGTCGATCGACGAGGCGTTCGCAACGGCGGAGCAGGTCACCCGCAGCGAGGCACGCAACTTCTACTACGGCATCCGGCTGCTGCCGGTGCGCAAGCGCCAGGGACTGTGCGCGCTCTATGCCCTCGCACGTCGCATCGACGACATCGGTGACGAGCAGGCCCCGCTGGAACAGAAGCGCGCCGCACTGTCCTTGGTGCGCAAGGAGTTGTCCGACATCGACTCCGCGACCGACCCAGTACTGGCCGCCGTCGCCGAGACAGCGCGGCGTTTCCCGGTGCCGCTGGACGCGTTCGACGAGCTCATCGACGGCGTCGAGATGGATCTCGCCGGCGCCAGCTACGAGACGTTCGACGACCTGCGCATCTACTGCCGCTGCGTGGCCGGCTCGATCGGCCGGCTCTGTCTGTCGATCTTCGGCAACGGCACCGATCCACGCGCCCCGCAATTCGCCGATCAACTCGGAATCGCGTTGCAGCAGACCAACATCCTGCGCGACATCCGCGAAGACCTCCTGCTCGGTCGGGTGTACCTGCCCCGCGCGGAGCTGGACGAGTTCGGTGTCCGGTTGCAGCTGGACGACGAGGGCACGCTGCACGATCCGGATGCGCGGCTCGCGACATACATCGGGTTCGCGGCGGAGCGGGCCCAGCACTGGTACGAGCTCGGTCTGCGGCTGCTGCCCGAGCTCGACCACCGCAGCGCTGCATGTTGCGCGGCCATGTCGGGCATCTACCATCACCTGCTGGTGCGCATCCAGGCGAACCCGACCGTCGTCTACGACCGTCGAATGTCGTTGCCCGCCCACGAAAAGGGGCGTGTGGCGCTCACCGCGCTCGCCAAGGCGGTGCTGCCCGTATGA
- a CDS encoding PucR family transcriptional regulator: MGQTLKVAGVAGPPPELRILQSRLHARFAEIMAAVAEELEMLWPACLAFASERGTSLSDAADQVVPRLLATISGEALEQPVVAPELDPLLVAMFDQLGRAQFQQGRDLNGILTAYQAGARVAWAHISREAMDVGLDTRRLSRLAETLFMLTHDISARTTDGYVREQSERGLVSHRARGELSGLLMSTMPDRNAVLLAADQAGWAVPDELAFVLLRDQDDPPLATRPRLDPEWLVVHVGDVVGWLVPWVAGIGPRLQRALGEVPAVVGPPVAVTEARRSMRVARGARRLQGAGVLPDRMIFVPEHIDTLLVHRNPELLAALRSRVLAPMDKLPAGSQERLTETLASWLRHFGSRAAVAKELHIHPQTVRYRLDQLRGVFGDALDDPDQRAQLFLALVWGAPPED; the protein is encoded by the coding sequence ATGGGGCAGACGTTGAAGGTCGCCGGGGTCGCGGGACCGCCGCCCGAGCTGCGGATCCTGCAGTCACGTCTGCACGCTCGCTTCGCTGAGATCATGGCGGCGGTCGCCGAGGAACTCGAGATGTTGTGGCCCGCCTGTCTGGCCTTCGCGTCGGAACGGGGCACTTCGCTGTCGGACGCCGCGGACCAGGTGGTGCCCCGGCTGCTCGCGACGATCAGCGGTGAAGCCCTCGAGCAGCCGGTGGTGGCGCCGGAGCTGGACCCGCTGCTGGTCGCGATGTTCGACCAGCTGGGACGCGCGCAGTTCCAGCAGGGCCGCGACCTGAACGGCATCCTCACGGCATACCAGGCCGGCGCCAGGGTGGCCTGGGCGCACATCTCCCGCGAGGCGATGGACGTCGGGCTCGACACCCGGCGGCTGTCGCGGCTGGCGGAGACGCTGTTCATGCTGACCCACGACATCTCGGCACGGACCACCGACGGCTACGTGCGCGAGCAGTCCGAGCGCGGCCTGGTGTCGCACCGGGCTCGCGGCGAGTTGTCCGGTCTGCTGATGTCGACCATGCCGGACCGCAATGCGGTGCTGCTGGCGGCCGATCAGGCGGGGTGGGCGGTGCCGGACGAGTTGGCGTTCGTGCTGCTGCGCGACCAGGACGACCCGCCGCTGGCCACTCGGCCGCGGCTGGATCCGGAGTGGCTGGTCGTGCACGTCGGTGACGTCGTCGGCTGGTTGGTGCCGTGGGTGGCCGGGATCGGACCGCGGCTGCAGCGTGCACTGGGTGAAGTGCCGGCGGTGGTCGGCCCCCCGGTCGCGGTCACCGAGGCCCGCCGCAGCATGCGGGTCGCCCGTGGCGCGCGGCGCCTGCAGGGCGCGGGCGTGTTGCCCGACCGGATGATCTTCGTGCCCGAACACATCGACACGCTGCTCGTGCACCGCAACCCGGAACTGTTGGCAGCGTTGCGTTCTCGGGTCCTTGCCCCGATGGACAAGCTGCCGGCGGGCAGCCAGGAGCGTCTCACCGAGACGCTGGCCAGCTGGCTGCGTCACTTCGGCTCTCGCGCGGCCGTCGCGAAGGAGTTGCACATCCACCCGCAGACCGTCCGTTACCGTCTCGACCAGTTGCGCGGTGTGTTCGGCGATGCATTGGACGACCCGGATCAACGCGCGCAGCTGTTCCTGGCGCTGGTGTGGGGTGCGCCCCCGGAGGACTGA
- the hpnE gene encoding hydroxysqualene dehydroxylase HpnE — translation MTGRAQVRVCVVGGGLAGITAALELADAGCEVTLLESRARLGGLTHSFRRGDLWVDGGQHAFLRCCTDYLGLLDRLGVRHLTYLQDRLDVPIASEASATRTHLRRNDLPAPLHLSGSLLRHRWMPLRQRLLVGRIALALGRIDPDDPTVDEQTFGGWLRSKGADNRSIEVLWELIGKATLNADADHCSLALAATVFQLGMLQDKGASDLGWARVPLQQLHGDAAERALAAAGCTVRLRGKVSAIVPGDSGVEVTTATDTQRYDALVSAVPPAALERLLDPAVLGLPSDIAARLGLSPIINVHLVLDRPVMDTDFVAAVDSPLQWVFDRTAAAGLQEGQYVAVSISAADDLIGLTNAELRDWAMPHLRALLPGLAEAEVRDFFVTREPEATFRAAPGSARWRPGARTAWPRLALAGAWTATGWPATMEGAVRSGHSAAQVVLDGHFHPAITTEGPRMSTPQHSPSPRTADSELGRAQELTRTLVNPALHKAVDTLDGQERLVVAYHLGFVDTHGNPVAEDGGKKLRPTLALLGAAALGVEPAHVVSAAAAVELVHNFSLVHDDIMDRDRTRRHRETVWSVWDDATAILAGDALQTLAFETMLADPSPHAAAAAHLLATTTRELIHGQMLDMDFETRSHVSLAECRTMAAAKTGVLLSCSAELPAVLTGAGRERRAALAAYGRGVGAAFQLVDDLLGIWGDPETTGKSNHSDLLAKKRSLPISWALEQPGSDPIAQWFSSGETTDSELRRIATELDNLGARDWCRSSADQAVEGAISALHGVDFDPAAVAGLTEMAHYVAGREV, via the coding sequence ATGACGGGGCGTGCCCAGGTCAGGGTCTGCGTGGTCGGCGGCGGCCTCGCGGGGATCACCGCCGCCCTGGAGCTGGCCGACGCAGGCTGTGAAGTGACCCTGCTGGAGTCCCGCGCCCGGCTCGGCGGGCTGACCCATTCCTTCCGGCGCGGCGACCTGTGGGTGGACGGCGGGCAGCACGCGTTCCTGCGCTGCTGCACCGACTACCTCGGGCTGCTCGATCGCCTGGGTGTCCGGCACCTGACCTACCTGCAGGACCGACTCGACGTGCCCATCGCCAGTGAGGCATCTGCGACGCGGACACACCTGCGCCGCAACGACTTACCCGCCCCGTTGCACCTCAGCGGGTCACTGCTGCGGCACCGGTGGATGCCGCTGCGCCAACGATTGCTGGTCGGCCGGATCGCGCTCGCGTTGGGCAGGATCGACCCGGACGATCCGACAGTCGACGAGCAGACGTTCGGGGGCTGGCTGCGGTCCAAGGGCGCCGACAACCGGTCGATCGAAGTGCTCTGGGAGCTGATCGGCAAGGCGACGCTCAACGCCGACGCGGACCACTGCTCGTTGGCCCTGGCGGCAACGGTGTTCCAGCTCGGCATGCTCCAGGACAAGGGCGCCTCCGACCTCGGCTGGGCACGGGTCCCGTTGCAACAGCTACACGGAGACGCCGCCGAGCGTGCGCTGGCCGCAGCCGGATGTACGGTCCGGTTGCGCGGCAAGGTCAGCGCGATCGTTCCTGGTGACTCCGGGGTCGAGGTCACCACCGCAACCGATACGCAGCGGTACGACGCGCTCGTCAGCGCCGTCCCCCCTGCGGCGCTCGAACGCCTCCTCGATCCCGCCGTCCTCGGGCTGCCCTCCGACATCGCCGCGCGGCTCGGCCTGTCCCCGATCATCAACGTCCACCTGGTCCTCGACCGACCGGTCATGGACACCGATTTCGTGGCCGCAGTGGACAGCCCGCTGCAATGGGTCTTCGACCGCACCGCAGCAGCGGGCCTGCAGGAGGGGCAGTACGTCGCCGTGTCGATCTCCGCGGCCGACGACCTGATCGGGTTGACCAACGCCGAGCTGCGGGACTGGGCGATGCCGCACCTGCGCGCACTACTGCCCGGCCTGGCCGAGGCCGAGGTGCGCGACTTCTTCGTGACCCGTGAACCGGAGGCGACCTTCCGCGCGGCGCCGGGCAGTGCGCGCTGGCGGCCAGGGGCCAGGACGGCCTGGCCGAGGCTCGCGCTGGCCGGCGCGTGGACGGCCACCGGATGGCCCGCGACCATGGAAGGCGCTGTGCGCAGTGGTCATTCGGCTGCACAGGTCGTGTTGGACGGCCACTTCCACCCCGCCATCACAACGGAGGGACCCCGCATGAGCACCCCACAGCACTCTCCTTCACCCCGCACCGCCGACAGCGAGCTCGGCAGGGCGCAGGAGCTGACCCGCACCCTCGTCAACCCCGCACTCCACAAGGCCGTCGACACGCTCGACGGTCAGGAGCGGCTGGTCGTGGCCTACCACCTGGGCTTCGTCGACACGCACGGCAACCCGGTCGCCGAGGACGGCGGCAAGAAGCTGCGGCCGACCCTCGCGCTGCTCGGAGCCGCGGCCCTCGGAGTCGAGCCGGCGCACGTCGTCAGCGCCGCCGCCGCGGTGGAGCTGGTGCACAACTTCTCCCTCGTGCACGACGACATCATGGATCGCGACCGCACCCGACGGCACCGCGAAACGGTGTGGTCGGTCTGGGACGATGCGACAGCGATCCTGGCCGGGGATGCCTTACAAACACTGGCATTCGAGACCATGCTTGCCGACCCCAGCCCGCACGCCGCGGCCGCCGCGCACCTGCTGGCCACCACGACCCGTGAGCTGATCCACGGGCAGATGCTCGACATGGACTTCGAGACGCGCAGCCACGTCTCACTGGCCGAGTGCCGGACGATGGCCGCCGCCAAGACCGGGGTCCTGTTGTCCTGCAGCGCCGAGCTCCCGGCGGTGCTCACCGGTGCCGGCCGGGAGCGACGTGCCGCGCTGGCGGCATACGGACGCGGTGTCGGCGCGGCCTTCCAGCTCGTGGACGACCTGCTCGGCATCTGGGGTGACCCGGAGACGACCGGCAAGTCCAACCACTCCGACCTGCTGGCGAAGAAGCGCTCGCTTCCGATCAGCTGGGCCCTCGAACAACCGGGTAGTGACCCGATCGCCCAGTGGTTCTCGTCCGGAGAAACCACGGACAGCGAACTACGCCGGATCGCAACCGAGCTCGACAATCTCGGCGCACGCGACTGGTGCCGCAGCAGCGCGGACCAGGCGGTCGAGGGAGCGATATCGGCGCTCCACGGAGTCGACTTCGACCCCGCCGCGGTCGCTGGACTCACCGAAATGGCGCACTACGTCGCCGGAAGGGAAGTCTGA
- a CDS encoding squalene/phytoene synthase family protein — protein MIGAASSPDVATADVAPGAATENFPVALRILPVRYRDALLVIYRVARTIDQLGDAAPGDRVAALTAFRADLHRLRDGGQPSEQVLRDLAPQVTRFALPLQCFDDLIEANLIDQRVTRYADFDALLDYCALSAHPIGRLVLAVFGQSTPARVGWSDSVCAALQVLEHCQDVVEDHAASRVYLPADQLAEAGLTDTTMLRPANTRALRGVVLRQVATARELLDAGTPLVGQLRGWARIAVAGYVAGGLATADAIDHTGGDIVTDAPVKPSRITTLRHGIRLLLTRRA, from the coding sequence ATGATCGGAGCCGCCTCATCCCCCGACGTCGCCACGGCGGACGTCGCACCCGGTGCAGCGACCGAGAACTTCCCGGTTGCGCTGCGGATCCTGCCTGTTCGCTACCGGGACGCGCTGCTCGTGATCTACCGGGTGGCACGGACGATCGACCAACTCGGAGACGCTGCTCCCGGTGATCGGGTGGCGGCACTGACCGCCTTCCGGGCGGACCTGCACCGGTTGCGCGACGGGGGACAGCCATCGGAACAGGTGCTGCGTGACCTTGCGCCACAGGTGACGCGGTTTGCCCTGCCACTGCAGTGTTTCGACGATCTCATCGAGGCCAACCTGATCGACCAGCGCGTCACCCGGTACGCCGACTTCGACGCACTGCTGGACTACTGCGCGTTGTCCGCACACCCGATCGGCCGGTTGGTGCTCGCCGTCTTCGGGCAGTCGACACCCGCTCGCGTGGGGTGGAGCGACTCGGTCTGCGCCGCCCTGCAGGTGCTGGAGCACTGCCAGGACGTCGTCGAGGACCATGCCGCCAGCCGCGTCTACCTGCCCGCCGACCAACTCGCCGAGGCCGGGCTCACCGACACCACCATGCTGCGGCCGGCGAATACTCGTGCGCTGCGCGGCGTCGTGCTGCGCCAGGTCGCCACTGCACGCGAACTGCTCGACGCCGGCACGCCGCTCGTCGGGCAGTTGCGCGGCTGGGCACGCATCGCCGTCGCCGGGTATGTCGCCGGCGGCCTCGCCACCGCGGACGCGATCGACCACACCGGCGGCGACATCGTCACCGACGCTCCGGTCAAGCCGTCCCGAATCACCACGCTGCGACACGGCATTCGGTTGCTGCTGACAAGGAGGGCGTGA
- a CDS encoding CopG family transcriptional regulator, giving the protein MRTTVRLDPEVHAAAERLRRERGIGLGEAVNELARAGLDRQGVEQTPFVQRTAPLGARIDISNIADVLELLDETEESSDS; this is encoded by the coding sequence TCCGGCTCGACCCCGAAGTGCACGCGGCAGCGGAGCGCCTGCGTCGCGAGCGCGGCATCGGCCTGGGTGAGGCGGTCAACGAGCTGGCCAGAGCCGGTCTGGACCGGCAGGGCGTCGAGCAGACTCCGTTCGTGCAACGGACCGCGCCACTCGGCGCACGGATCGACATCTCGAACATCGCAGACGTCCTGGAGCTGCTCGATGAGACCGAGGAGTCATCCGACTCGTGA
- a CDS encoding TA system VapC family ribonuclease toxin, protein MIVDANVLIYAVDETSVHHRSAKAWLEDALNGPARVGLPWVSLIAFQRITTHPRVMIHPLRAAEAWSFVQSWVDAENAWITVPGPRHGDILRRFILDGDVRGNLVTDAHLAALAIEHGVGLCSFDSDFARFADLPWFNPAQG, encoded by the coding sequence GTGATCGTCGACGCGAACGTGCTCATCTACGCCGTGGACGAGACGTCCGTACACCACCGGTCGGCAAAGGCGTGGCTCGAAGATGCCCTCAACGGTCCTGCCCGCGTTGGCCTGCCGTGGGTATCGCTGATCGCGTTCCAACGGATCACCACCCATCCCCGGGTGATGATCCATCCGCTCCGGGCCGCCGAGGCGTGGTCATTCGTGCAGAGTTGGGTGGATGCCGAGAACGCTTGGATAACTGTCCCCGGGCCCCGCCATGGCGACATCCTGCGGCGCTTCATCCTCGACGGCGACGTCCGCGGAAATCTCGTCACCGACGCGCACCTGGCTGCTCTCGCGATCGAACACGGCGTCGGTCTCTGCTCGTTCGACAGTGACTTCGCGCGGTTCGCGGATCTGCCCTGGTTCAATCCCGCTCAGGGTTGA
- the shc gene encoding squalene--hopene cyclase has protein sequence MTETLADTSSGGTADVARSTLERAVQRLRDLQLPSGAWKGELETNVTMDAEDMMLRVFLGIDTEETRDRTACWIRSKQRADGTWATFAGGPGDLATTVEAWIALRMAGDKPNAEHMLLAREFIVGAGGLEQTRVFTRIWCALFGWWDWKDLPNMPPELMYLGRRVPLNIYEWGCWARQTIVPLTVVGTVRPVRPMPWNLDELRTGSTPPRPSGFNIPNAFQQADKVLHLYDKHAIGPVRRNALRRAAEWIIARQEADGGWGGIQPPWVYSILALHALGYPLEHPVLQAGIAGLDGFTITEDTPDGPIRRLEACQSPVWDTGLALNALLDAGVDPHDPALRKAGEWLLDEQITTAGDWTVRRPKLPSGGWAFEYANDVYPDTDDSAIIVMALRRVMTHRGPLQQQAVSHGIAWTAGMQSKDGGWGAFDADNTSRWPAQLPFCDFGAVTDPPSADVTAHVVEMLAADGRSGGARCKRGVQWLLDHQEQDGSWFGRWGANHVYGTGAVLPALVAAGVKPDSAPIRAAVRWLADHQNDDGGWGEDLRSYDDPAWIGRGESTPSQTAWALMALVAAGEFGAPLQRGISHLAETQRPDGGWDERKFTGTGFPGDFYIAYHLYRLVFPVWALGRAVRALDWHNRGGSRHRERTSGGSS, from the coding sequence ATGACAGAGACGCTGGCCGACACCAGCTCGGGAGGCACTGCCGACGTGGCGCGGTCCACGCTGGAACGTGCGGTGCAACGACTACGCGACCTGCAGTTGCCGAGCGGTGCGTGGAAGGGCGAGCTCGAGACCAACGTGACGATGGATGCCGAGGACATGATGTTGCGCGTCTTCCTGGGCATCGACACCGAGGAGACCCGCGACCGGACCGCCTGCTGGATCCGCAGCAAGCAACGGGCCGACGGCACCTGGGCGACGTTCGCGGGCGGACCCGGTGACCTGGCGACCACGGTCGAGGCGTGGATCGCGCTCCGCATGGCCGGAGACAAGCCGAATGCCGAGCACATGCTGCTCGCCCGTGAATTCATCGTCGGTGCAGGTGGGTTGGAGCAGACCAGGGTCTTCACCCGCATCTGGTGTGCGCTGTTCGGTTGGTGGGACTGGAAGGACCTGCCGAACATGCCGCCGGAGTTGATGTATCTCGGTAGGCGGGTCCCGCTGAACATCTACGAGTGGGGGTGCTGGGCCCGGCAGACGATCGTGCCGCTCACCGTCGTCGGCACGGTGCGTCCCGTGCGCCCGATGCCCTGGAACCTCGACGAGCTGCGCACCGGATCGACACCACCACGGCCGTCGGGTTTCAACATTCCCAACGCTTTCCAGCAGGCCGACAAGGTGCTGCACCTCTACGACAAGCACGCGATCGGCCCGGTGCGCCGCAACGCGCTGCGCCGAGCCGCCGAGTGGATCATCGCCCGCCAGGAGGCGGACGGTGGCTGGGGCGGCATCCAGCCGCCCTGGGTCTACTCGATCCTCGCCCTGCACGCCCTCGGCTACCCACTGGAGCACCCCGTGCTGCAGGCCGGCATCGCCGGCCTCGACGGTTTCACCATCACCGAGGACACCCCGGACGGCCCGATCCGCCGGCTCGAGGCCTGCCAGTCACCGGTGTGGGACACCGGGCTCGCCCTCAACGCGCTGCTGGATGCCGGTGTGGATCCACACGATCCGGCACTGCGCAAGGCCGGCGAGTGGTTGCTGGACGAGCAGATCACCACGGCCGGTGACTGGACGGTGCGCCGCCCGAAACTGCCGTCCGGCGGGTGGGCGTTCGAGTACGCCAACGACGTCTACCCGGACACCGACGACAGCGCGATCATCGTCATGGCGTTGCGCCGGGTGATGACCCACCGGGGTCCGCTGCAGCAGCAGGCGGTGTCACACGGGATCGCCTGGACCGCCGGCATGCAGTCCAAGGACGGTGGCTGGGGGGCCTTCGACGCCGACAACACCAGTCGGTGGCCCGCCCAGTTGCCGTTCTGCGACTTCGGCGCAGTCACCGACCCGCCCTCCGCCGATGTCACCGCCCACGTCGTGGAAATGCTGGCGGCCGACGGACGTTCGGGCGGCGCCCGGTGCAAACGCGGCGTGCAATGGCTGTTGGACCACCAGGAGCAGGACGGCTCCTGGTTCGGCCGCTGGGGCGCCAACCACGTCTACGGCACCGGAGCGGTCCTGCCCGCCCTCGTGGCCGCCGGGGTCAAGCCCGACTCCGCACCGATCCGTGCCGCGGTGCGCTGGCTCGCCGACCACCAGAACGACGACGGCGGCTGGGGCGAGGACCTGCGGTCGTACGACGACCCCGCCTGGATCGGTCGCGGTGAGTCGACGCCGTCCCAGACCGCGTGGGCCCTCATGGCGCTGGTGGCCGCCGGCGAGTTCGGGGCACCGCTGCAACGCGGCATCTCCCATCTCGCCGAAACCCAGCGGCCGGACGGCGGCTGGGACGAACGCAAATTCACCGGCACCGGCTTCCCGGGCGACTTCTACATCGCCTACCACCTCTACCGTCTCGTCTTCCCGGTCTGGGCACTCGGCCGGGCGGTCCGCGCCCTCGACTGGCACAACCGTGGTGGCTCTCGGCACCGCGAACGAACCTCCGGGGGATCGTCGTGA